In Populus trichocarpa isolate Nisqually-1 chromosome 7, P.trichocarpa_v4.1, whole genome shotgun sequence, the following proteins share a genomic window:
- the LOC7477960 gene encoding patatin-like protein 2, with amino-acid sequence MATGFDKRRVATVLSIDGGGIRGIIPGSLLAFLESKLQELDGSQARIADYFDIIAGTSTGGLVATMLAAPNKENRPLYAAKDINGFYLEHTPKIFPQKSNLLGPLSVFFGGPKYDGKYLRSLTNNLLGDMTIAQTLANVILPTFDMKLLQPVIFSTTEGKTNALKNARLADICVATSAAPTYLPAHFFTTKDPNGTSARNFDLVDGAVAANNPALLAISEIRNQIRMHTGEFPGVEPTEKKGMLVLSLGTGEAKFEEKYNASTAANWSMINWVYNGGKTPIIDMFSSASSDMVDYHISTLFQSLDSKECYLRIQDDKLSGDAASVDIATPQNLQRLKEIGAELLKKTESRVNLDTGKYEEIEGGRTNEAALAKFAQLLSDEKKHRQTN; translated from the exons ATGGCTACTGGTTTTGATAAGAGAAGGGTGGCAACAGTGCTAAGCATTGATGGAGGTGGCATTAGAGGCATAATTCCGGGTTCCCTTCTTGCCTTTCTTGAATCCAAACTTCAG GAGCTGGACGGGTCACAGGCAAGGATTGCAGATTATTTTGACATCATTGCTGGGACGAGCACTGGTGGACTGGTAGCCACCATGCTTGCAGCTCCTAATAAGGAAAACAGACCTCTGTATGCAGCAAAGGACATCAATGGCTTCTATTTAGAGCACACCCCCAAGATTTTCCCTCAGAAAAG TAACCTGTTAGGTCCGCTGTCAGTTTTCTTTGGTGGGCCAAAGTATGATGGGAAGTATCTGAGGTCATTGACGAACAACTTGCTAGGAGACATGACTATCGCACAGACCCTCGCAAATGTTATTTTGCCTACTTTTGACATGAAGCTCCTTCAACCAGTGATCTTCTCCACCACTGAA GGAAAGACTAATGCTTTGAAAAATGCTAGGCTAGCAGACATTTGTGTGGCCACCTCTGCAGCTCCAACGTACTTGCCAGCACACTTCTTCACGACCAAGGATCCCAATGGAACGTCCGCTCGCAATTTCGACCTGGTTGATGGTGCGGTTGCGGCAAATAACCCT GCATTATTGGCCATATCTGAGATCCGCAACCAGATCAGGATGCATACCGGTGAATTTCCTGGCGTGGAACCCACAGAGAAAAAGGGTATGCTAGTCTTATCGCTAGGAACTGGAGAAGCCAAGTTTGAAGAGAAATATAATGCATCCACAGCCGCTAATTGGAGCATGATCAATTGGGTTTATAACGGTGGCAAAACACCAATTATAGACATGTTTAGTAGTGCAAGCTCTGATATGGTTGACTATCATATCTCCACCCTCTTCCAGTCTCTGGACTCAAAGGAATGTTACCTACGTATTCAG GATGACAAATTGAGCGGGGATGCAGCATCTGTTGACATTGCAACTCCCCAGAACTTGCAAAGGCTTAAAGAGATTGGAGCTGAACTCCTAAAGAAGACAGAGTCAAGAGTGAATTTGGACACTGGCAAGtatgaagaaattgaaggagGACGCACGAACGAAGCAGCTCTTGCCAAGTTTGCTCAGCTTCTCTCAGATGAAAAAAAGCACCGGCAAACCAATTAA